One Natator depressus isolate rNatDep1 chromosome 3, rNatDep2.hap1, whole genome shotgun sequence DNA segment encodes these proteins:
- the FAM89A gene encoding protein FAM89A, with protein MSGPGSGGESGLPPLPKSLSGLLNSSSGGGGGRWRDLERLYAQKSRIQDELSRGRASGVGRGCPRPPNLDAALALLRKEMVGLRQLDMSLLCQLYSLYESIQEYKGACQAVSNADCTYALENGFFDEEEEYF; from the exons ATGAGCGGGCCGGGAAGTGGCGGGGAATCGGGGCTGCCGCCGCTGCCCAAGAGCCTGAGCGGGCTGCTGAACTCCTCctcgggcggcggcggcgggcgcTGGCGGGACCTGGAGCGGCTCTACGCGCAGAAATCCCGCATCCAGGACGAGCTGAGCCGGGGGCGGGCGAGCGGCGTCGGCCGAGGCTGCCCCCGGCCGCCCAACCTGGACGCGGCGCTGGCCCTGCTCCGCAAAGAGATG GTTGGCCTTCGGCAGCTGGATATGTCATTGCTATGTCAACTATACTCTCTTTATGAATCAATACAAGAATACAAAGGGGCATGCCAAGCTGTATCTAATGCAGACTGCACATATGCtttggaaaatggcttttttgatGAAGAGGAAGAATATTTCTAG